A genomic segment from uncultured Vibrio sp. encodes:
- a CDS encoding thiolase family protein yields MKNETWIVAAKRTPIGSFQGALASTDVTELGATAIQSALAESQLGANKIDEVLMGCVLPAGVGQAPARQASLKADMPQSIGCTTLNKVCGSGMKTVMLAHDLIQSGNAHAVIAGGMENMSSSPYLLKKAREGFRLGHEQVLDHMFYDGLQDAYQGELMGVFAEQTAQKFQFNRESMDGWAQQSVTRAQQAIEQGLFKEEIVPVNVKSRRGDTLVVDDEQPSKLDVAKIPTLRPAFAKDGGVTAANSSSISDGASAMVLIDSEFGQQENLQPLAKIVAYSTHARLPEEFTIAPVFAIETLLEKTGWDKSDVDLWEINEAFAVVTQYAVKVLELDENKVNPRGGACALGHPIGASGNRILVTLIHALKQTGGKRGVASLCIGGGEATAIAIEIC; encoded by the coding sequence ATGAAAAATGAAACATGGATTGTTGCTGCTAAACGAACGCCGATCGGGTCTTTTCAAGGTGCATTAGCTTCAACCGATGTCACTGAACTCGGGGCAACAGCGATTCAGAGCGCTTTAGCTGAAAGTCAGCTTGGTGCAAACAAAATAGATGAAGTACTGATGGGCTGTGTACTGCCTGCCGGTGTTGGGCAAGCGCCTGCAAGACAGGCAAGCTTGAAAGCGGATATGCCACAATCGATTGGTTGTACGACACTGAACAAAGTTTGTGGTTCTGGTATGAAGACAGTGATGCTTGCTCATGATTTGATTCAATCTGGCAACGCACATGCTGTCATTGCGGGTGGCATGGAAAACATGTCTTCCTCTCCTTATCTATTAAAGAAAGCGCGAGAAGGTTTTCGTTTAGGCCACGAACAAGTCCTTGATCACATGTTTTATGACGGTTTACAGGATGCCTATCAAGGTGAATTGATGGGTGTATTTGCTGAACAAACAGCACAAAAATTTCAGTTTAATCGCGAAAGCATGGATGGATGGGCTCAGCAATCAGTGACACGTGCGCAGCAAGCGATTGAACAGGGCTTGTTTAAAGAAGAGATCGTGCCTGTCAATGTGAAAAGTCGACGTGGTGATACCTTGGTTGTCGACGATGAGCAACCTAGCAAACTCGACGTTGCCAAAATCCCAACTCTGCGTCCTGCGTTTGCGAAAGATGGCGGCGTAACCGCGGCGAACTCTAGTTCAATTTCTGATGGTGCATCGGCTATGGTTTTAATCGACAGCGAGTTTGGTCAGCAGGAAAACCTGCAACCCCTTGCCAAAATCGTGGCTTATAGCACTCATGCGAGATTGCCTGAAGAGTTCACTATTGCACCAGTCTTCGCGATTGAAACGCTGCTGGAAAAAACGGGCTGGGACAAATCGGACGTTGACCTTTGGGAAATTAATGAGGCTTTCGCTGTTGTGACCCAATACGCGGTGAAAGTACTTGAACTCGATGAGAACAAAGTTAATCCGCGCGGCGGGGCTTGTGCGTTGGGTCACCCAATTGGCGCAAGTGGTAACCGAATCCTCGTCACTTTGATTCACGCGCTTAAACAGACCGGCGGTAAACGTGGCGTCGCATCACTTTGTATTGGTGGTGGCGAGGCAACCGCAATCGCGATTGAAATCTGCTAA